Within the Streptomyces sp. YIM 121038 genome, the region GGAGGCGAACGTACCGCCGGAGAAGCGCGCGTGGGTGCGCACGAACCCGTCGACGCGCAGCGGCACGTCCTCGGGCAGCTGCCGCACCGTGTAGTACACACCGAGGTCGTGCGGGACCGAGTCGAAGCCACAGGCGTGCAGCAGGCGCGCGCCGGTCTCCCGCGCGCGGGCGTCGTGCCGTACGTACATCCGGTCCACGAACTCGGGCTCGCCGGACAGGTCCAGATAGTCCGTGCCCGCGTCGGCGCAGGCGGCCACCAGGTCCTGGCCGTGGGTGAGGTACGGGCCGACGGTGGTGGCCACCACGCGCGCGTGGGCGGCCAGTTCGCGCAGCGAGGCGGGGTCGCCCGCGTCCGCCCGGAGCAGGGGCAGCTCCGCGCACGCGGGGTGGTCCCCGGCGAGGCGCTCCCGCAGCCGCTCCAGCTTCGCGGTGTCGCGCCCGGCGATCGCCCAGCGCAGCCCCGCGGGGGCGTGCGCGGCGAGGTACTCGGCGGTCAGCACCCCCACGAAACTGGTCGCTCCGAAGAGCGCGATGTCGTACGGACGGTCCTTGTCGTGACTGGTCATGGCACCTCTCTGCCGTGTCCCGCGCCGTTGTCGGGGGCCGAGGCTAGCGTGCCCGGACCCCGTGCGGCGGGCCGCCGCCGGGCGTCCGGGCGCCACCACCCGGCTAAGCGCTTGCTCGTTCGGGGTCGTCAAGGGCTTGTGCCCAGTGGAACACGTTCTTAGCATCACTGGTGTTACATCAGTTGTGTCATAGCGGCGGCAGAGCGCTGGGGGCTCAATGACAGTGCCGGACAAGGGCGTTCGCGGACCGCTCGCCGGAGTGCGCGTGGTGGAGCTCGCGGGCATCGGCCCCGGACCGTTCGCCGCCATGCTCCTGGCCGACCTCGGGGCGGACGTCGTGCGCGTCGACCGGCCCGGCGGCGCCGGGCTCGCCGTCGACCCCGCGTACGACCTCACCAACCGCAACAAGCGCAGCGTGCTGGTCGATCTGAAGGCCCCGGGCGGCGCGGCCCGCGTGCTCGACCTCGCCGAGCGCGCCGACGTGCTCATCGAGGGCTACCGCCCCGGCGTCGCCGAGCGCCTCGGGGTCGGCCCCGAGGACTGCCACGCCCGCAACCCGGGGCTCGTCTACGGCCGCATGACTGGCTGGGGACAGCAGGGCCCGCTCGCGCCGCGCGCCGGGCACGACATCGCGTACATCGCCGTCACCGGCACCCTCGGCATGATCGGCGCGGCCGGCGAGCCGCCCACCGTCCCGGCGAACCTCGTCGGGGACTACGCGGGCGGCTCGCTGTACCTCGTCGTCGGGGTGCTCGCCGCGCTGCGGCACGCCCGGGAGCACGGCACCGGGCAGGTCGTGGACGCCGCGATCGTGGACGGCGCCGCGCATCTGGCCACGATGATCCACGGCATGCTCGCGGCGGGCGGCTGGCAGGACCGCAGGGGCGCCAACCTCCTGGACGGCGGCTGCCCGTTCTACGGCACGTACGAGACGGCGGACGGCGGCCACATGGCCGTCGGCGCCCTGGAACAGCGCTTCTACGACGAGTTCGTCGAGCTGATGGGCCTGAAGGACGTCGCCGACGCGCGCGGGGACCTGGCCCGCTGGGGCGAGCTGCGCGCGGCCGTCGCCGCCCGCTTCAAGACCCGTACGCGCGCCGAGTGGACGGCCGTGTTCGAGGACTCGGACGCCTGCGTGGCGCCGGTGCTCTCGCTGCGCGAGGCCCCCGGCCACCCGCACCTGGCCGCCCGCGGCACCTTCACCGAGCACGGCGGCCTCACCCAGCCCGCGCCCGCGCCCCGGTTCTCGGCGACGCCCACGGCGGTGCGCTCCGGGCCCGCGCGCCCCGGCGCCGACACCGAGGA harbors:
- a CDS encoding CaiB/BaiF CoA-transferase family protein; the encoded protein is MTVPDKGVRGPLAGVRVVELAGIGPGPFAAMLLADLGADVVRVDRPGGAGLAVDPAYDLTNRNKRSVLVDLKAPGGAARVLDLAERADVLIEGYRPGVAERLGVGPEDCHARNPGLVYGRMTGWGQQGPLAPRAGHDIAYIAVTGTLGMIGAAGEPPTVPANLVGDYAGGSLYLVVGVLAALRHAREHGTGQVVDAAIVDGAAHLATMIHGMLAAGGWQDRRGANLLDGGCPFYGTYETADGGHMAVGALEQRFYDEFVELMGLKDVADARGDLARWGELRAAVAARFKTRTRAEWTAVFEDSDACVAPVLSLREAPGHPHLAARGTFTEHGGLTQPAPAPRFSATPTAVRSGPARPGADTEDVARDWDVPALRDTAPPS